A DNA window from Vigna angularis cultivar LongXiaoDou No.4 chromosome 1, ASM1680809v1, whole genome shotgun sequence contains the following coding sequences:
- the LOC108336556 gene encoding uncharacterized protein LOC108336556 — protein MHDTRNPFRFLLGFFQSQGKEQNLFSDPCSSPHTHSFQFTMINIMMVADTVVVTAAKGLGVLRACQSTCNLPLTDSAADQISAMIQPYDAVAPPPVKPAAYGLRRRTLLRRKQRTKRISPDGLSGDAGNDGFLFGDSGDGYFGGGGGGFGGGGGSGWNFNRFGGGHNWDEPSSSVPDPAFDFVYQVLSWIMLSNCLHFAVKKIIRIVAAGSIVDSGREKVPARLVPIC, from the coding sequence ATGCACGACACAAGAAATCCATTTCGATTTCTATTAGGTTTCTTCCAATCTCAAGGAAAGGAGCAAAATTTATTCTCAGATCCGTGTTCTTCTCCTCATACCCACTCGTTTCAATTCACCATGATTAATATCATGATGGTCGCCGATACCGTAGTCGTAACCGCAGCCAAAGGACTTGGTGTCCTCCGCGCCTGTCAATCCACCTGTAACCTTCCCCTCACCGATTCGGCTGCCGATCAGATCTCTGCCATGATCCAGCCTTACGACGCCGTCGCACCGCCGCCCGTAAAGCCCGCTGCTTACGGGCTACGACGCCGAACACTTCTCCGGAGAAAACAACGAACCAAACGGATATCACCCGATGGCCTCTCCGGGGACGCCGGGAACGACGGGTTCCTCTTCGGTGACAGTGGAGACGGTTATTTTGGTGGCGGTGGCGGCGGATTCGGTGGTGGCGGCGGCAGTGGTTGGAATTTCAATAGATTTGGGGGTGGTCACAATTGGGATGAACCCTCGTCTTCAGTTCCGGATCCTGCTTTTGATTTTGTGTATCAGGTGCTGTCGTGGATTATGCTTTCGAATTGTTTGCATTTCGCGGTTAAGAAGATCATTCGAATTGTTGCGGCGGGATCGATTGTGGATTCCGGTAGGGAAAAGGTTCCCGCCAGATTGGTGCCAATTTGCTGA
- the LOC108339313 gene encoding probable protein phosphatase 2C 34 yields the protein MVLFPSFVNGLARTVSIKKEKNCKREDGRTAAEELAKEARKSELLLSSSGVVRSTKANNFASVFTNRGRKGVNQDRLLVWEEFGCQQDIMFCGVFDGHGPWGHFVAKRVKKLVPTILLCNWQENLAATSLDLDFKMEADRHIHGLNVWKQSYIKTYAAVDQDLKQQTGFDSFLSGTTALTIIKQGEYLITANIGDSRAVLATISEDGTLTPHQLTTDFKPNLPQEAERITQCRGQVFSLEDEPGVYRVWMPNGKPPGLAISRALGDHCMKDFGLISVPDVTQTKITTRDQFVILATDGVWDVISNQEAVEIVSASPHKEKAAQKLVKCAIREWKRKRSGIAMDDMSAICLFFHSFPSQKLPAIKTVD from the exons ATGGTTCTTTTTCCATCTTTTGTGAATGGATTGGCAAGAACTGTGTCAATCAAGAAGGAGAAGAATTGTAAAAGGGAAGATGGAAGGACAGCTGCAGAAGAATTGGCAAAGGAAGCGAGGAAAAGTGAACTGTTACTGAGTTCATCTGGAGTTGTTAGGTCGACAAAGGCCAACAATTTTGCTTCTGTGTTCACTAATAGGGGACGGAAAGGAGTGAATCAGGATCGTCTTCTTGTTTGGGAG GAATTTGGATGCCAACAagacatcatgttctgtggagTTTTTGATGGGCATGGCCCTTGGGGACACTTTGTAGCAAAAAGGGTCAAGAAACTAGTGCCAACAATTTTGCTGTGCAATTGGCAAGAAAATCTGGCTGCAACATCACTTGACCTGGATTTTAAGATGGAAGCAGACAGACATATCCATGGATTGAACGTGTGGAAGCAGTCCTACATCAAGACTTATGCTGCGGTTGATCAGGATCTGAAGCAGCAAACCGGGTTCGATTCATTTCTTAGTGGCACAACAGCATTGACAATTATCAAACAG GGTGAATATCTTATTACAGCAAACATAGGTGATTCTAGGGCTGTCTTGGCAACCATTTCAGAGGATGGCACATTAACTCCACATCAGCTTACCACTGACTTCAAGCCAAATTTACCAC AGGAAGCTGAACGCATAACACAATGCAGAGGGCAGGTATTTAGTTTGGAAGATGAACCAGGAGTGTACAGGGTGTGGATGCCAAATGGTAAACCACCAGGACTAGCAATATCAAGAGCTTTAGGAGATCACTGCATGAAGGACTTTGGACTAATCTCTGTGCCTGATGtcacacaaacaaaaattacaacCAGGGATCAATTTGTCATATTGGCAACAGATGGG GTATGGGATGTTATATCCAATCAGGAAGCAGTGGAGATTGTTTCTGCATCACCACATAAAGAAAAAGCAGCTCAAAAGCTTGTTAAATGCGCCATACGTGAATGGAAGCGGAAGAGAAGTGGCATTGCTATGGATGACATGTCAGCTATTTGCCTCTTCTTTCACTCCTTCCCTTCTCAAAAACTCCCAGCCATTAAAACTGTTGATTAA
- the LOC108339370 gene encoding uncharacterized protein LOC108339370, with the protein MAMAKTLPCHDLTHLSDFDALLSADDYISICGYGSLLSERSARSTFPNLVNFRIARLTGFRRLFNSVGAIFFTHGVANIKTEEIAGLSVEPCEGETIILVVFEIKKTEIPAFIERERAYRFLAVVPESLDGKPFTNPAVLCASYSDEEFFKFKCTEGREKYFERYGKYKIHKIWRDDVLPCRVYLRHCALGAKSLGEEVYNNFLDHTFLGDRKTTIRQYFEKAGSKIMEEEPPESLKTRYGG; encoded by the exons ATGGCCATGGCTAAAACCTTGCCCTGTCATGATCTCACTCACCTCTCCGATTTCGATGCCTTACTCTCCGCAGACGATTACATCTCCATTTGCGGTTATGGTTCCCTTCTCTCCG AGAGAAGTGCCAGAAGCACTTTTCCCAACCTCGTTAACTTCCGAATCGCCCGCTTAACCGGATTCCGCCGTCTCTTTAATTCCGTTGGAGCCATCTTTTTCACTCATGGTGTTGCCAATATCAAAACTGAg GAAATTGCCGGGCTATCTGTTGAGCCATGTGAAGGTGAAACCATTATTTTAGTTGTTTTCGAGATAAAGAAAACAGAG ATTCCAGCATTCATCGAAAGGGAACGCGCATATCGGTTTTTAGCT GTTGTTCCTGAATCACTGGATGGAAAGCCCTTTACCAATCCTGCA GTTCTCTGCGCTTCTTACAGTGATGAGGagttctttaaatttaaatgcaCTG AGGGCAgggaaaaatattttgaacgGTATGGAAAGTATAAGATCCATAAGATCTGGCGGGATGATGTTTTGCCATGCCGTGTTTATCTTCGTCACTG TGCCCTTGGTGCGAAAAGCCTTGGTGAAGAAGTGTACAATAACTTTCTGGATCATACCTTCCTTGGTGATCGTAAAACAACCATACGTCAGTACTTTGAAAAGGCGGGTTCAAAGATAATGGAAGAAGAGCCACCTGAGTCTTTGAAAACCCGTTATGGTGGTTGA